The stretch of DNA ATAGTGATAAAGGATATAAATATGGTATTTCTGAATATTTAAATAGATATTATGCAAGACCGAGAGAAGAAATAATTTTCTATATAAGAATTTTAAAAAAAGAAAGCATCTCTGATTTTATTAATTTCAAAATAAAATATTATGACTTAATAGGAAATTGTTATATACAAGAATTTAGATTTGGATTTGATAATTATTTACTAAACGGATACTACTTAGATAATACCTCATATGTTCCTAAATTGGTAAAAAATGATAAATAATTACTAAAAAACAAACCTACTCATTCACGAGTAGGTTTTTTCCTTTATTTACTCACTACGAATACTACTGACGGGGAGTTTTCTTCGTCGAATTTGTCTTTTTTGAAGTTTCCGTAGATTTCGTATTTTAGTCCGAGTCGGTTTACGAATGAAATTAGGTCATCAACTAGTAGTGGAACTAGAAGTTGTGTGTTTTCAAAGCTTTCATTTTCTGTTGTAAGAACTGTGTTGAAACGGATTTTGCTGTTTTCTCTGTAATAGTTTCTTGTAAATTTTACTTTTGTTCCAAGAGTCGGTAAGGCTCCAAGGAATAGGTCGTTTTTAAGAATGAAAGGTTTGAAGTTTACCCAGCTTAATACTAATTTTCCGTTTTCTTTCAGTAAGTCCATAGTTTTTAAAATGAAGCTACATATTTGGTTTATGTCTTCCAAATGTGCAATTGTTGTTCCAATGCAATAGCAGACGTCGAATTTTTCTTCAAAGTCTAATTCTAACATATTTTTTTCATATACTTTGAGTCCTTTTTTTCTTGCTTCTTCTACCATGCTTTCTTCTAAGTCGATGCAAGTTACATTTTTCCCTAAGTTTTCCAAGTTTTTTGCAACGAGTCCTGTTGCACAGCCTATATCTAAATAGTCTTTTCCGTCTGATATATTATTTAAAAAATTTAGTTGTGCTTCATTTGTTGGAAATATATCTTCATAGTATTTGCATATTTCTTTATAAAATTTATTCATATAAACCTCCATTCTAAAAATATAATGTTATAATTGATTATACCCAAATTTTTTAAAACAACTTTTTGTTTAGTTAGCATTTTGCATTGTTTTGTGGTAAAATATATTCGAATAGATTAATTATATTTAGGAGGCAATTGATGAAATTTTTTATTGACACAGCTAATGTTGATGAGATAAGAGAGATAAGTAAATGGGGTATTCTTGACGGCGTTACTACGAATCCATCTTTGATAGCGAAAGAGGGAAGAGATTTTGTTGAAGTTATTACTGAAATCACTTCAATCGTTGACGGACCTATTTCAGCGGAAGTTATCAGTCTTGAAGCTGAAGGAATGGTAAAAGAAGCTAGAGAACTTTGTAAGATAAATAAGAATATTGTAATAAAAATTCCTATGACTGAAGAGGGACTAAAGGCTGTTAATGTTTTAAGTAAAGATGGAATAAAGACAAATGTTACTTTAATTTTCTCTGCAACTCAAGCACTTCTTGCAGCAAAGGCAGGAGCAACTTATGTAAGTCCGTTTTTAGGTAGACTTGATGATATTAGCTCTGAAGGAATGATTTTAATTGAAGATATTTTTGAAATTTTCAGTAATTATGCGATTACAACTGAAATCATTGCCGCATCTGTAAGAACTCCAATGCATGTTCTTCAAATTGCAAAGAGTGGAGCAGATATTGCAACAGTACCTTATAAGGTGTTCAAACAAATGTTAAAACATCCACTAACTGATATAGGAATTGAAAAGTTTTTAAAAGATTGGGAAAGTGTTAAATAATAGGAGGAAGCTATGGATAGAAATTTAACTTTAAATTTAGTAAGAGTTACAGAAGCTGCGGCAATTCGTTCTTCATATTTTTTAGGAAAAGGCGATAAAAACGGTGCAGATGGAGCGGCTGTTGAGGCCATGAGATCAATGTTCAACGAACTTCCAATGGAAGGAACTGTTGTTATCGGAGAAGGAGAAATGGATGAAGCTCCTATGTTATATATCGGCGAAGTTGTAGGAAACGGACAAGAAGGAGTTGCAAAGGTTGATATTGCAGTTGACCCTGTTGACGGAACCTCTCTTGTAGCAAATGGATTGCCAAATGCGATTGCAGTTGCTGCTTGTGCACCTGCGGGTTGTTTATTACATGCACCTGATATGTATATGGATAAGATTGCAGCGGGTCCTTTAGCAGTTGATTGCATACATATTGATTTACCTATCGAAATGAATATAAGAAGACTTGCGAGAGCTTTAGGAAAAGAAGTTGGAGAAGTTACAGTTAGTATTTTAAATAGAGAAAGACATCAAGATATTATAGATAGAGTTAGAAAACTTGGTGCGAGAATAAAACTTTTTGAAGCCGGAGATATTGCTCAAGCCATTGCAACTTGTATTGACAATAGTGGTTGTGATTTAATGGTTGGAATTGGTGGGGCACCTGAGGGAGTTTTAGCTGCAGCAGCTATTAAAGCATTGGGTGGAGTTTTCCAAGGAAGACTTGTTCCTGCTGATGAAGAAGAATTTAGAAGATGTGAAGCTATGGGACTTGAAGATCCACTAAAAGTTTTAGAAATGAATGACTTAGTAAAGGGCGATGAAGTTTTATTTGCTGCAACAGGGGTAACTGATGGCGAACTTATTAATGGAGTTAGACATATTGGTAATGATAGAGTTAAGACTTACTCTGTTGTAATGAGAGCAGAAACAGGAACAATTAGAAATATTGAAGCAACTCATAGAATTTCTAAAAAACCTGAATATGCAAAGATAAAGAGATAGTATGAATATAGAACTTTTAAAAGGAAAATATCTTGATGAATTAAAAACTATTGCAAAGTCTTATGGAATTGCAAATGTTTCAAAGTATAAAAAGAATGAATTAATATCTGAAATTTTAAAGGCAGATAATGGATTTGAAAGTGAAGAGTCTGAAAGAGTAAGTATAGATGAGTCTGTTGAAAATGATTCAAAGACTAATACAAAAACTGTATGTGGGCTTATTGATATTACTGCAGACGGTTATGGTTTTTTGCGCTCAAATGGCTATGACTCAGGAGAAGAAGACATTTATGTCTCACCAACTCAGATAAGAAGATTTAGACTTAAAAAGGGAGATAAAATTTTAGGTTTAACTAGAGAAAGTAAAGAAAGTGAAAAATTTTCTCCACTTATTTATATAAATGAAATAAATGATATAAAGGTTTCAGAATTAAAAGCTAGAAAAGATTTTGACGATTTAATTCCGATTTATCCAAATGAAAAATATACTTTAGAAACTGAAAAGAATGAGGTTTCAACTAGAATAATTGACTTTTTAGTACCGATTGGAAAGGGGCAGAGAGCTTTAATAGTCGCTCCTCCAAAGGCAGGAAAGACAAGCATACTTCGTTCAATTTTAAAAGGTATAGAAATAAATAATCCAAAGAGTAAAATTTTTGTTTTATTAATTGGAGAAAGACCTGAAGAAGTTACGGAAATGAAGAGATTTACAAAAGCGGAAGTAATTGCTTCAACTTTTGATGAATTACCTCAAAATCATATAAGACTTGCAGAATTTGTACTTGAAAGAGCAAAAAGACTTGTAGAGCTCGGAGAAGATGTGGTTATTTTGGTTGACAGCATAACAAGACTTTCAAGAGCCTACAATGTAAATACACCGTCCTCCGGAAAAACTCTTACGGGTGGACTTGATCCTTTTGCATTGCATAAGCCTAAAAGATTCTTTGGCTCAGCGAGAAATGTTGAAAATGGTGGAAGTTTAACCATAATTGCAACAACACTTGTAGATACGGGAAGTAAAATGGACGATATGATTTATGAAGAATTTAAGGGAACGGGAAATATGGAAATTCATTTGAGTAGAAAACTTTCAGAACTTAGAATTTTCCCTGCCATAGATATTTATAAATCAGGAACTAGAAAAGACGATTTACTTTTGAGTGAAGAAGAAATTCAATCAGCAAATTTAATTCGTAGAAAACTTTCAAATACAAATACTAATGAAATTATGGAAAATTTAGTAAAAAACATAAAGAAAACTGGAAACAACAAAGAATTCTTCAAAGCTATCTTAAAAAATAATTAAAAATTTAGTTTCAATTTGAAACTTTAAGGAGATTTTGATGAAAATTTTAGTTGTGTATTATTCCTATTCAGGAATAACTAGAAGATTAGCGGAAGATATCGCTTTGATTACAGATGGAGATTTATTGGAATTAAAACCACTAAGACCTTATTCATTTTCATATAATACAGCTGTAAAAGAAGCTAGAATTGAAATTGATAAGGGATACTGTCCGCCTTTAAATGAAGAAATAGGAAATATTGATGATGTAGATATAGTTTTTATTGGCTCACCTAATTGGCTTAAGACTTTTGCACCACCAGTTCTTACTTTTTTACGTTCTGCAAATTTGGATGGCAAAATAATTATTCCTTTCTGCACTCATGGTGGTGGGGGATTTGGAATGATGATTGATGATATAAAGAAAGAATGTAAAAATTCCATAGTAAAAGATGGATTAGCATTAAGTGGATTTTACGATTTTGATGAATTACAAAAATGGCTAGAAAATAATTTATAGAATTATGGATTTTATAGAAAAACTCAACTTTGAATCAAAAAGTTGAGTTTTTGCTTTTGGTATAGTATATTAGTAGATTTTTTGATGTATCTACTATACATTTACTCTGGAGATATTAACTATTGCTTCTAAAAATTGAGAAGATAGGAGTATTGTGGTGATACAGTCAACTTAAAGACTAAAAAGCATTACAAAGATAAGCTGATAAAGGTAATACAATCAAAACAGAAAAATCAAAGAACAGAACGTAGCGGATGGCAAACATATCAATGGTAAAATTAACCTAAATTTGCTATAATACTTATATATTGAAAGATTTTGAAAGGAAGGGAAATTATGAAAAATTCTTTATGCGAAAAGATAATGTGGTATGTCTTATCGCCTACCATATTTCAATTTATAAAACAATATTGGAAAGATATTGATATAAAGAATGTAAAAAGGATTTCTAAAAAAATTATAAAGATATGATTAAACGGACACCGGATATAGGAAGCCTTAGAAAAAATCCTCTGAGAGTGTGTCTTACCAGCGGAATTTTGTGGCTGTCCATATATGAAGCGATGGAAGGAAAAATGGATCAAGAACAGTTTGGAGAAATGGTCAGCGCTACAATGGAAGCTCCTATATTAAAGAAAAACTTCCAAAAACAAAAGGCTTTTGATATAAAAACGCAAAAAAAGAAAATAGAAAAAAACAAGATTGCAAATGCAGTTTCTGATAGTGAGTTTAATTGGAATACAGAACTCATTTTAGGTAGAGATGAAAACGAATATACAGTGATATATCATAGATGTGGGCTTTGTGCCTTGGGTAAACAGGAACATCACGAGGAATTGATACCATATATGTGTAAGATGGATTATGAGACTATTGCTATGATGGGCGGTGTACTAAAAAGAAAAGGAACAATAGCTACAGGTGCAGATTGTTGTGATTTTTATATATGTAAAAAAGGTTCAAAGTGGGATAAGTAAAAAGATTTTATGATTGAAATTTTTTATAGCGTAGTTAACAAATAACACGCTATACCATAGTAATTCACGAAGCAGTAAATTAAATTGGTTTGCTGTTTTTTTGCTGAAATTTAGAAGGAGAGTAAAGGAGAAAATGAAAAATATAGATGAAAAAATTATACAGTAAAAGATGGATTAGCCTTAAGTACATTTTACGATTTTGATGAATTACAAAAATGGCTAGAAAATAACTTATAAAATTATGGACTTTATAGAAAAACTCAACTTTGCGAAAGGTTGAGTTTTTTTATGTTATTTTTGTACAATTTCTTATAATAATTCTTGATGTTTATCTGCTGTTCACGTTTAGCTATTAATCGAAGTTTTATATTTATACACGTCATCTCGAGCGTAGTCAATCTAGCCCTAACTTTGTTTACTTGTAAATAAAAGTAGGTCTGACGGGGCAATTGTATCTTTAGATACAATGACTCTGGAAATCTCAACTATTGCTTGTTTCTATTTCTGAAAGAAATCTTAACGAAAGTATTATTAATTTTTTATAGAATTAAAAAACTCAACTTTGAATCAAAAAGTTGAGTTTTTTACTATTATTTATGATTTGAAAGTCCGAATTTGTTTAAAAAATGGAATATTAAACTTAATACTACAGCAACCATACTTGCAAGAACCATTCCTTTTAATTGCATTCCAAAGAAATTTATTGAAATTCCACTAAGTCCTGTTACGAATACAACTGAAGTTAAAATCAAATTTTGGCTATTTGAATAGTCAACTTTTGAGTCAACTAAAAGTCTTATTCCGGAAGTACCAATCATTCCGTAAAGTAAGAATGTTATTCCACCAATTACATTTCCTGGTATGCTTTGAATTAACATACTTAAAGGAGCGAAAAATGCCATACAGATTGAGATCACTGCTGCTCCTGCAATTACATAAACTGAATAAACTTTAGTAACTGCCATAACACCAATGTTTTCTCCGTAAGTTGTTGTTGGAACTCCGCCTACAAGAGCAGACAACATAGTTGAGAAGTTATCAGCAAATATACTTCTATGTAAGCCCGGATCTTCTAAAAGATTTTTACCTATTATATTACTTGTTACAACTTGATGGCTAATATGTTCGGAAGTTATAACGAGTAATGCAGGTAACAT from Parvimonas micra encodes:
- a CDS encoding class I SAM-dependent methyltransferase, with the translated sequence MNKFYKEICKYYEDIFPTNEAQLNFLNNISDGKDYLDIGCATGLVAKNLENLGKNVTCIDLEESMVEEARKKGLKVYEKNMLELDFEEKFDVCYCIGTTIAHLEDINQICSFILKTMDLLKENGKLVLSWVNFKPFILKNDLFLGALPTLGTKVKFTRNYYRENSKIRFNTVLTTENESFENTQLLVPLLVDDLISFVNRLGLKYEIYGNFKKDKFDEENSPSVVFVVSK
- the fsa gene encoding fructose-6-phosphate aldolase → MKFFIDTANVDEIREISKWGILDGVTTNPSLIAKEGRDFVEVITEITSIVDGPISAEVISLEAEGMVKEARELCKINKNIVIKIPMTEEGLKAVNVLSKDGIKTNVTLIFSATQALLAAKAGATYVSPFLGRLDDISSEGMILIEDIFEIFSNYAITTEIIAASVRTPMHVLQIAKSGADIATVPYKVFKQMLKHPLTDIGIEKFLKDWESVK
- the glpX gene encoding class II fructose-bisphosphatase; the protein is MDRNLTLNLVRVTEAAAIRSSYFLGKGDKNGADGAAVEAMRSMFNELPMEGTVVIGEGEMDEAPMLYIGEVVGNGQEGVAKVDIAVDPVDGTSLVANGLPNAIAVAACAPAGCLLHAPDMYMDKIAAGPLAVDCIHIDLPIEMNIRRLARALGKEVGEVTVSILNRERHQDIIDRVRKLGARIKLFEAGDIAQAIATCIDNSGCDLMVGIGGAPEGVLAAAAIKALGGVFQGRLVPADEEEFRRCEAMGLEDPLKVLEMNDLVKGDEVLFAATGVTDGELINGVRHIGNDRVKTYSVVMRAETGTIRNIEATHRISKKPEYAKIKR
- the rho gene encoding transcription termination factor Rho produces the protein MNIELLKGKYLDELKTIAKSYGIANVSKYKKNELISEILKADNGFESEESERVSIDESVENDSKTNTKTVCGLIDITADGYGFLRSNGYDSGEEDIYVSPTQIRRFRLKKGDKILGLTRESKESEKFSPLIYINEINDIKVSELKARKDFDDLIPIYPNEKYTLETEKNEVSTRIIDFLVPIGKGQRALIVAPPKAGKTSILRSILKGIEINNPKSKIFVLLIGERPEEVTEMKRFTKAEVIASTFDELPQNHIRLAEFVLERAKRLVELGEDVVILVDSITRLSRAYNVNTPSSGKTLTGGLDPFALHKPKRFFGSARNVENGGSLTIIATTLVDTGSKMDDMIYEEFKGTGNMEIHLSRKLSELRIFPAIDIYKSGTRKDDLLLSEEEIQSANLIRRKLSNTNTNEIMENLVKNIKKTGNNKEFFKAILKNN
- a CDS encoding flavodoxin, which translates into the protein MKILVVYYSYSGITRRLAEDIALITDGDLLELKPLRPYSFSYNTAVKEARIEIDKGYCPPLNEEIGNIDDVDIVFIGSPNWLKTFAPPVLTFLRSANLDGKIIIPFCTHGGGGFGMMIDDIKKECKNSIVKDGLALSGFYDFDELQKWLENNL
- a CDS encoding L-2-amino-thiazoline-4-carboxylic acid hydrolase, with the translated sequence MIKRTPDIGSLRKNPLRVCLTSGILWLSIYEAMEGKMDQEQFGEMVSATMEAPILKKNFQKQKAFDIKTQKKKIEKNKIANAVSDSEFNWNTELILGRDENEYTVIYHRCGLCALGKQEHHEELIPYMCKMDYETIAMMGGVLKRKGTIATGADCCDFYICKKGSKWDK